The following are from one region of the Nocardia terpenica genome:
- a CDS encoding restriction system modified-DNA reader domain-containing protein codes for MTATLDETYARLDRPGRFGAIRQYQFTIMPSDECSHDHSSVCATCAREWTDYEFGDDFPFERGPRITVRDLIEAGQIQVGTVLTNDSHSEASAVVTGDGGLMLTDGRIYSNPSAAAHAVRRMSSGPGGPDTCPD; via the coding sequence GTGACCGCGACACTCGACGAAACCTACGCACGCCTCGACCGTCCCGGCCGGTTCGGAGCGATCCGGCAATACCAATTCACGATCATGCCCAGCGACGAATGCAGCCACGACCACAGCTCGGTGTGCGCCACCTGTGCCCGGGAGTGGACCGACTACGAGTTCGGCGACGATTTCCCGTTCGAGCGAGGCCCCCGAATCACGGTCCGCGACCTCATCGAGGCCGGACAGATCCAGGTCGGCACCGTGCTCACCAACGACTCACACAGCGAGGCCAGCGCGGTAGTGACCGGCGACGGCGGCCTCATGCTCACCGACGGCCGGATCTATTCCAACCCCTCCGCCGCCGCCCACGCCGTCCGACGCATGTCCAGCGGCCCCGGCGGCCCCGACACCTGCCCCGACTGA
- a CDS encoding cutinase family protein: protein MIESHVVVASGDLRRRRSPLRRRAVSVAVCAATVLAAGGSAVPAVGLAAPVPGCAKWTAVFVEGTGETSAAADPGQPVSGMLAPVAHALQTRYGSDLAIESLPYSASLSPTYASSESSGAQALSSVLSGLCASTQVILVGYSQGADIAGDLAARIGNNQGPLPASRILAVGLVADPRRDSSTPQLGSPAGGEGVEGPRTAGFGVLAGRVRTVCATGDLYCSVSPQTDPVVTTIGRAFTGNPTPTTPGSPQSTATNSGLGDLDASTVTRQVLIVLAGMASTAANLPTIGADLLALPQKLAAVDIEGTHQIAADLNNQFHPLITMASQVDLHLIAQILTLFAPADTSGVTGAAAQIVEVLARLDINRLATDAGTAQEVAWQAVQKLTTGDPLGAGLELVGLVPVAADLAAVAAAALTGTTAAPLASLGTAAASGGSTPASALTDLARQGTDAAQFFASGVHQSGYSTGLQQLTTWLTDLLDRAR, encoded by the coding sequence ATGATCGAATCACACGTTGTTGTCGCATCCGGTGATCTGCGGCGGCGTCGCAGCCCACTGCGGCGGCGGGCGGTGAGTGTGGCCGTGTGCGCGGCCACGGTGCTGGCCGCCGGAGGATCCGCGGTTCCCGCCGTCGGCCTGGCCGCCCCGGTCCCGGGGTGCGCGAAGTGGACCGCGGTGTTCGTGGAAGGCACCGGGGAAACCAGCGCCGCCGCCGACCCGGGCCAGCCGGTGTCGGGGATGCTGGCCCCGGTCGCCCACGCCTTGCAGACCCGCTACGGCAGCGACCTCGCGATCGAGTCGCTACCCTACTCCGCCTCACTCAGCCCGACCTATGCGTCCTCGGAATCCTCCGGCGCGCAAGCATTGTCGTCGGTGCTGTCCGGGCTGTGCGCCTCCACCCAGGTGATCCTGGTCGGCTACTCCCAGGGTGCCGACATCGCCGGAGACCTGGCCGCCCGCATCGGAAACAACCAAGGCCCGCTACCGGCCTCACGGATCCTCGCCGTCGGTCTCGTCGCCGACCCCCGCCGCGACTCGTCCACCCCGCAGCTGGGCAGCCCGGCCGGTGGCGAAGGCGTCGAAGGCCCCCGCACCGCAGGTTTCGGTGTCCTGGCAGGCCGGGTCCGCACGGTCTGCGCCACCGGCGACCTCTACTGCTCGGTGTCCCCGCAGACCGACCCGGTCGTGACCACCATCGGGCGCGCGTTCACCGGCAACCCCACCCCCACCACCCCCGGTTCCCCGCAGAGCACGGCGACCAATAGCGGACTCGGAGACCTGGACGCGTCCACCGTGACACGGCAAGTCCTGATCGTGCTGGCCGGGATGGCCTCGACCGCGGCGAATCTGCCCACGATCGGCGCCGACCTGCTCGCGCTGCCGCAGAAGCTGGCCGCGGTCGATATCGAGGGCACCCACCAGATCGCCGCCGACCTCAACAACCAGTTCCATCCCCTGATCACCATGGCCTCACAGGTCGACCTGCATCTGATCGCCCAGATCCTGACCCTGTTCGCCCCCGCCGACACCAGCGGCGTCACCGGGGCCGCAGCACAGATCGTCGAAGTCCTGGCCCGCCTAGACATCAACCGCCTCGCCACCGACGCCGGAACCGCCCAAGAGGTCGCATGGCAGGCCGTGCAGAAACTCACCACCGGCGACCCACTCGGCGCGGGCCTGGAACTCGTCGGACTGGTCCCCGTAGCCGCCGACCTCGCCGCAGTCGCCGCCGCCGCGCTCACCGGCACCACCGCCGCACCACTGGCCTCCCTCGGCACCGCCGCCGCATCCGGGGGCAGCACCCCCGCCTCCGCGCTGACCGATCTCGCCCGCCAGGGCACCGACGCGGCTCAGTTCTTCGCTTCCGGTGTGCACCAGAGCGGATATTCCACCGGTCTGCAGCAACTCACCACCTGGCTGACCGATCTCCTCGACCGCGCCCGGTAA
- a CDS encoding C40 family peptidase has product MFGAAAGTAATALFAAVTIGAVTVTVVAVDSARTSLTAPATGGSVPSPDAVADIPADKLALYRQASRDCPGLDWTILAAIGKVETDHGRSPLPGVSGGENSAGAAGPMQFLAATFDSVTARHRLPPGGASPPSRYNASDAIHAAAYELCDTGAPTDLHRALFAYNHADWYVHQVLDQAARYRATPQPESTDCQHISALDPAAVTALTFACSQLGQPYVWGGNGPDTSGGWDCSGLTKAAYAAAGIDLPRTADEQYHATTPIPENQIHPGDLIFYANNKDGIHHVGIYLGAGKLIDAPDFGKRVEIKPFRYPGDDFLAATHPAKQDL; this is encoded by the coding sequence ATGTTCGGCGCAGCCGCGGGTACCGCCGCCACGGCCCTGTTCGCTGCCGTCACCATCGGCGCGGTCACCGTCACCGTCGTCGCCGTCGACTCCGCCCGCACCAGCCTCACCGCCCCCGCCACCGGCGGATCGGTGCCGAGCCCCGACGCCGTGGCCGACATCCCCGCCGACAAACTCGCGCTCTACCGCCAGGCGTCGCGCGACTGCCCCGGCCTGGACTGGACCATCCTGGCCGCCATCGGCAAAGTCGAGACAGACCACGGCAGAAGCCCCCTGCCAGGAGTCAGCGGCGGCGAAAATTCCGCGGGCGCGGCAGGTCCGATGCAGTTCCTGGCAGCCACCTTCGACTCGGTGACCGCCCGGCACCGGTTGCCGCCGGGCGGGGCCAGCCCACCGTCGCGCTACAACGCCAGCGACGCCATCCACGCCGCCGCCTACGAACTCTGCGACACCGGCGCACCCACCGACCTACACCGCGCCCTGTTCGCCTACAACCACGCCGACTGGTATGTCCACCAAGTCCTCGACCAAGCCGCCCGCTACCGCGCCACACCACAACCCGAATCCACCGACTGCCAACACATCTCGGCCCTCGACCCGGCCGCGGTCACCGCGCTCACCTTCGCCTGCTCCCAGCTCGGCCAACCCTACGTCTGGGGAGGCAACGGCCCCGACACATCCGGCGGCTGGGACTGCTCCGGCCTGACAAAAGCCGCCTACGCCGCCGCCGGAATCGACCTGCCCCGCACCGCCGACGAGCAATACCACGCCACCACCCCCATCCCGGAAAACCAAATCCACCCCGGCGACCTCATCTTCTACGCCAACAACAAAGACGGCATCCACCACGTCGGCATATATCTCGGAGCCGGAAAATTGATCGACGCACCCGACTTCGGAAAACGCGTCGAAATCAAACCATTCCGATACCCCGGCGACGACTTCCTCGCCGCGACACATCCGGCTAAACAGGATCTATAG